From a single Arachis hypogaea cultivar Tifrunner chromosome 3, arahy.Tifrunner.gnm2.J5K5, whole genome shotgun sequence genomic region:
- the LOC112790020 gene encoding phytohormone-binding protein CSBP, translating to MVKEFITQAEVGVGLETLWTALAKDFPNIVPKALPDIVKDVQLTEGNGGIGTILIFNFLPDARSVTHYQREKITEFDEVNHEIGLQVIEGGYLNQGLTYYKTTFQLSSIEDHRTLVNVKISYDHESSSEVEESVKTSKTSQSTLFFLKSLEKYLLNEA from the exons ATGGTAAAGGAATTCATTACACAAGCAGAGGTTGGTGTAGGGTTAGAAACCCTGTGGACAGCTTTGGCAAAGGATTTTCCAAACATAGTTCCGAAAGCTCTCCCAGATATTGTGAAAGATGTGCAGCTGACCGAAGGCAATGGAGGAATTGGAACAATcctcatctttaattttttgcCTG ATGCAAGAAGTGTAACTCATTACCAGAGGGAGAAGATCACAGAATTTGATGAAGTTAACCATGAAATTGGGCTGCAAGTGATTGAAGGGGGTTATCTGAATCAAGGTTTAACATACTACAAGACTACTTTTCAACTTTCTTCAATAGAAGATCATCGGACTTTGGTCAACGTGAAAATCTCCTATGACCATGAATCATCATCAGAGGTAGAAGAAAGTGTCAAGACATCGAAGACATCGCAGTCCACTTTATTCTTTCTTAAGAGCCTAGAAAAATATCTGTTGAATGAGGCTTGA